The following proteins come from a genomic window of Halorussus halophilus:
- a CDS encoding prenyltransferase has translation MLRYLLTLSRPRFWLYLAGPVLVGVAYGATEISDLFSPLAVVLFAYFLVPANVFLYGVNDVFDRNVDAENPKKQGQREARYRGGKTVVFLVALCGVAGAALALLSPPVAAPWLAGFLFLGYAYSAPPFRLKTKPPLDSLSNGLYVLPGAAAFAAVAGRQPPILAVLAGWLWAMAMHTFSAIPDIEPDRRAGIRTTATVLGERPTLAYCGVCWLLAAGVFALLDWRAGLLLGLYPLFAAGVAETEVEVARAYWWFPAINTVVGMVLTLGGLWGVLRG, from the coding sequence ATGCTCCGCTATCTGTTGACCCTCTCTCGACCGCGCTTCTGGTTGTATCTCGCGGGGCCGGTGCTGGTCGGAGTTGCCTACGGAGCGACCGAGATTAGCGACCTCTTCTCCCCACTCGCCGTCGTCCTCTTCGCGTACTTCCTCGTGCCAGCGAACGTCTTTCTCTACGGCGTCAACGACGTGTTCGACAGAAACGTTGACGCCGAGAATCCGAAGAAGCAGGGACAGCGAGAGGCGCGCTATCGAGGCGGCAAGACGGTCGTCTTCCTCGTCGCCCTCTGCGGAGTCGCAGGAGCGGCGCTCGCACTGCTCTCGCCGCCAGTCGCCGCCCCGTGGCTGGCCGGATTCCTCTTTCTGGGCTACGCCTACAGCGCCCCGCCGTTCCGCCTGAAGACGAAACCACCGCTCGACTCGCTGTCGAACGGACTCTACGTCCTGCCGGGTGCGGCCGCGTTCGCGGCGGTCGCGGGGAGACAGCCGCCGATTTTGGCGGTTCTGGCGGGGTGGCTCTGGGCGATGGCGATGCACACGTTCTCAGCGATTCCGGACATCGAACCGGATAGGCGCGCCGGAATTCGAACGACTGCGACGGTGCTGGGCGAACGGCCGACGCTGGCGTACTGTGGAGTCTGCTGGCTCCTCGCGGCGGGCGTCTTCGCACTGTTGGACTGGCGCGCTGGTCTGCTCCTCGGCCTGTACCCACTGTTCGCCGCGGGGGTTGCAGAGACAGAAGTAGAGGTGGCACGAGCCTACTGGTGGTTCCCGGCCATCAACACCGTCGTCGGGATGGTGCTGACGCTCGGCGGCCTGTGGGGTGTCTTGCGTGGTTGA
- a CDS encoding dihydrofolate reductase family protein, translating to MGKLIATTFVTLDDRMVGPNEEMDWVTDNFDDEMGEDIDDVHDVSTFVFGRTTYGILAGYWPTASEEEEGVMAQRLNTRPKVVFSETLEEADWNNTRIVSDDLETEVENLKQQDGDSLIIGSASIVQTCTNLGLLDEYWLWVHPVILGEGKLLFEDIEHRVELDLTRTKTYDNDVTLLQYSA from the coding sequence ATGGGGAAACTGATAGCAACGACGTTCGTGACGCTCGACGACCGGATGGTCGGGCCGAACGAAGAGATGGATTGGGTGACCGATAACTTCGACGACGAGATGGGCGAAGACATCGACGACGTACACGACGTAAGCACGTTCGTCTTCGGACGCACGACCTACGGGATTCTGGCGGGCTACTGGCCGACTGCGAGCGAGGAGGAGGAAGGCGTCATGGCCCAGCGACTGAACACGCGCCCGAAAGTCGTCTTCTCGGAGACGCTGGAGGAAGCCGACTGGAACAACACGCGAATCGTAAGCGACGACCTCGAAACGGAAGTGGAGAACCTGAAACAGCAAGACGGCGATTCGTTGATTATCGGAAGCGCCAGCATCGTCCAGACTTGCACGAATCTCGGATTACTCGACGAGTACTGGCTCTGGGTCCACCCGGTCATCCTAGGCGAGGGGAAACTACTGTTCGAAGACATCGAACATCGCGTCGAGTTGGACCTGACGCGGACGAAGACGTACGACAACGACGTGACGTTACTGCAGTATTCGGCGTGA
- a CDS encoding phytoene desaturase family protein: MQLGDGTVVVVGSGFGGLSSACYLADTGADVLVVEKNEQLGGRASVLEADGFRFDMGPSWYLMPDVFERFFGHFDRTPSDYYELEHLDPHYRIFTKGEARTSEASEGLEAERRSRGASEGLEAERRSRGPGDEITITADREETKATFEQYEEGAGEALDDYLAESEETYEIGMEHFVYEDRPRFRDYVDLDVARHARGLTFLGSMQDHVEEYFDHPTLQQIMQYTLVFLGGSPKNTPALYNLMSHVDFNLGVFYPEGGMGAVVDGLVELGRELGVEYRTDMEVTAITGSAEDFFVHVGDERLDADLVVSDADYAHTEQELLPPESRKYDADYWESRTYAPSAFLLYLGVEGDVEPLAHHTLVLPPDWNQHFDEIFEDPTWPEDPAYYLCVPSKTDDSVAPEGHSNLFALVPIAPGLEDDAETREWYRDLVLSDIAENTGVDLRDRIVFEETFCVSEFADRYNSMRGSALGLAHTLRQTGPLRPPHRSPKVDGLYFTGSYTTPGIGVPMCLIGGEHTANAVIEDYGQ, translated from the coding sequence ATGCAACTCGGGGACGGAACCGTGGTGGTCGTCGGGAGCGGATTCGGGGGGTTATCGAGCGCCTGCTACTTGGCAGACACGGGTGCCGACGTACTCGTCGTCGAGAAGAACGAGCAGTTAGGCGGCCGGGCGAGCGTCCTCGAAGCCGACGGGTTCCGCTTCGACATGGGGCCGTCGTGGTATCTGATGCCGGACGTGTTCGAGCGATTCTTCGGCCACTTCGACCGGACGCCGAGCGACTACTACGAACTGGAGCATCTGGACCCGCACTATCGCATCTTTACGAAGGGCGAGGCGCGAACGAGCGAAGCGAGTGAGGGCCTCGAAGCGGAACGGCGTAGCCGTGGAGCCAGTGAGGGCCTCGAAGCGGAGCGGCGAAGCCGTGGACCGGGCGATGAGATCACCATCACCGCCGACCGCGAGGAGACGAAAGCCACCTTCGAGCAGTACGAAGAGGGCGCTGGTGAAGCCTTGGACGACTACCTCGCTGAGTCCGAGGAGACCTACGAAATCGGCATGGAACACTTCGTCTACGAAGACCGGCCACGATTCCGGGACTACGTGGACTTGGACGTGGCGCGCCACGCTCGCGGCCTGACGTTCCTCGGGTCGATGCAGGACCACGTGGAAGAGTACTTCGACCACCCGACACTCCAGCAGATAATGCAGTACACGCTGGTGTTCTTGGGTGGCTCTCCGAAAAATACGCCCGCACTCTACAACCTGATGAGTCACGTCGATTTCAACTTGGGCGTCTTCTATCCGGAAGGCGGGATGGGCGCGGTCGTGGACGGCCTCGTCGAACTGGGCCGCGAACTCGGCGTCGAGTACCGAACAGACATGGAGGTCACTGCTATCACCGGGAGCGCGGAGGACTTCTTCGTCCACGTCGGCGACGAGCGACTCGACGCCGATTTGGTTGTGAGTGACGCCGACTACGCACACACCGAGCAGGAACTCCTACCCCCAGAAAGTCGAAAGTACGACGCCGACTATTGGGAATCCCGCACCTACGCACCCTCGGCGTTCCTGCTCTACCTCGGCGTCGAGGGCGACGTAGAACCCCTCGCCCATCACACGCTCGTCCTGCCGCCCGATTGGAACCAGCACTTCGACGAGATTTTCGAGGACCCGACGTGGCCCGAGGACCCGGCGTACTACCTCTGCGTGCCGAGCAAGACGGACGATTCGGTCGCCCCCGAGGGCCACAGCAACCTCTTCGCGCTGGTGCCAATCGCACCCGGCCTAGAGGACGACGCAGAAACCCGTGAGTGGTACCGCGACCTCGTGCTTTCGGACATCGCCGAAAATACTGGCGTCGATTTGCGCGACCGAATCGTCTTCGAAGAGACGTTCTGTGTCTCGGAGTTCGCCGACCGCTACAACAGCATGCGGGGAAGCGCGCTCGGACTGGCCCACACGCTCCGCCAGACCGGGCCGCTCCGCCCGCCACATCGGTCGCCGAAGGTGGACGGTCTCTACTTCACGGGGTCGTATACGACGCCCGGCATCGGCGTGCCGATGTGTCTCATCGGCGGCGAACACACCGCGAACGCAGTGATAGAGGACTACGGCCAGTAG
- the cruF gene encoding bisanhydrobacterioruberin hydratase, producing the protein MPKSRADFEAALDRLVRENRFTIAVVFPLVGAALFVASHQRWNWIPPWLLMNPLLVLFGTLVMRLPLVAGFAPLVNKRAAGALFAVFGYAYAVEFVGVHYGVPYGDFSYQIELGPMLAGVPVGLPVFFVPLVLNSYLLTLLLFGPQASGTSLRSRAVRVLASLALVLVVDLVLDPAAVGLGFWVYDGGGGYYGVPWTNYAGWVLSGLVAVLLIEFGFDSSRLTRRLDRCPFMLDDFVSFVLLWGAMNVYFQNWVPVALAVALLGGLVRADRFDFVSVGRKHPEQG; encoded by the coding sequence GTGCCGAAAAGCAGGGCCGACTTCGAAGCCGCGCTGGACCGCCTCGTCCGCGAGAACCGGTTCACGATTGCCGTCGTGTTCCCGCTCGTGGGGGCCGCACTGTTCGTCGCCAGCCACCAGCGGTGGAACTGGATTCCTCCGTGGTTGCTGATGAATCCCCTACTGGTGCTTTTCGGAACCCTCGTGATGCGCCTGCCGCTCGTCGCCGGGTTCGCTCCGCTGGTGAACAAGCGGGCGGCCGGGGCACTGTTCGCTGTATTCGGTTACGCCTACGCCGTCGAGTTCGTCGGCGTCCACTACGGCGTGCCGTACGGCGACTTCAGCTATCAAATCGAGTTGGGACCGATGCTTGCGGGCGTACCGGTCGGCTTGCCCGTCTTCTTTGTCCCCTTGGTACTGAACAGCTACCTGCTCACGTTGCTGTTGTTTGGACCGCAAGCGTCAGGGACCTCGCTTCGGAGTCGCGCCGTGCGCGTCCTCGCCTCGCTCGCGCTCGTGCTGGTCGTGGACCTCGTGTTAGACCCGGCCGCGGTCGGCCTCGGTTTCTGGGTGTACGACGGCGGTGGAGGCTACTACGGTGTCCCGTGGACGAACTACGCGGGCTGGGTGTTGAGTGGTCTCGTGGCTGTACTCCTCATCGAATTCGGGTTCGACAGTTCGCGGCTGACCCGCCGACTCGACCGCTGTCCGTTCATGCTGGACGACTTCGTGAGCTTCGTCCTGCTGTGGGGTGCGATGAACGTCTACTTCCAAAACTGGGTTCCGGTCGCGCTCGCTGTCGCTCTGTTAGGAGGGTTGGTTCGGGCCGACCGCTTCGACTTCGTGAGCGTCGGTCGGAAACACCCCGAGCAAGGGTAA